A window from Primulina eburnea isolate SZY01 chromosome 2, ASM2296580v1, whole genome shotgun sequence encodes these proteins:
- the LOC140822701 gene encoding uncharacterized protein: MVQTLEAIRGGGGSIKIGTTGTIGALMSRELDSAKYATKVSDSCASVSAPTGESTPREPKSKTSKDEASSSGPNIAKNRKCPENVRRSKLNSGGTHHIPMLTSCDISIDGTPIRKIPIKKGSNMVEIVDLKCGNSDRTWVNPITNRLKKLGFSKLSDNVV, from the coding sequence ATGGTACAGACATTAGAAGCTATCAGGGGTGGGGGAGGATCCATTAAAATAGGAACCACTGGGACGATTGGTGCCCTTATGTCCCGAGAATTAGACTCTGCAAAATATGCTACGAAGGTGTCGGATTCATGCGCTTCTGTCTCTGCTCCGACTGGGGAGTCGACTCCAAGAGAACCAAAATCTAAAACATCAAAAGATGAAGCAAGTAGCAGTGGCCCAAACATTGCTAAAAATCGTAAATGCCCTGAAAATGTAAGGAGGTCAAAGCTCAACTCTGGAGGTACACATCATATCCCAATGCTCACATCTTGTGATATTTCGATAGATGGAACCCCTATAAGAAAAATACCCATCAAGAAAGGATCGAACATGGTTGAAATAGTGGACTTGAAATGTGGGAATTCCGACAGGACATGGGTGAATCCTATTACAAATCGTCTTAAGAAACTTGGCTTCTCAAAATTATCTGATAATGTCGTCTAA
- the LOC140822700 gene encoding probable serine/threonine-protein kinase PBL23 — protein MHNGSLEDHLLDVGPGEEPLDWHARMKIAAGAARGLEYLHETANPPVIYRDFKASNILLDENFNPKLSDFGLAKLGPVGGHTHISTRVMGTYGYCAPEYASTGQLTTKSDVYSFGVVFLEIITGRRVIDTTRPTVEQNLIDWARPLFRDKKKFHLMVDPLLEGAYPEKGLHQALAIAAMCLQEEASIRPLISDVVTALEYLSAGKNPAEITEEENK, from the exons ATGCACAATGGTTCTTTGGAGGATCACCTTCTCG ATGTAGGACCAGGGGAAGAGCCTCTTGACTGGCATGCAAGGATGAAGATTGCAGCAGGAGCAGCAAGGGGACTCGAATACTTGCATGAAACCGCCAATCCACCTGTTATCTATCGAGATTTCAAGGCATCAAACATTCTTTTAGATGAGAACTTCAATCCAAAACTCTCGGATTTCGGCCTCGCGAAGCTTGGTCCGGTCGGGGGGCACACCCATATTTCCACCAGAGTGATGGGAACTTACGGCTATTGTGCACCAGAGTATGCATCCACGGGCCAGTTGACTACAAAGTCGGATGTATACAGCTTCGGTGTCGTGTTTCTCGAGATAATCACGGGCAGGAGAGTCATCGACACTACAAGACCAACCGTGGAGCAAAATCTAATAGATTGG GCACGACCTTTGTTCAGAGACAAGAAAAAGTTCCATTTGATGGTAGATCCGTTGCTTGAAGGGGCATACCCCGAGAAGGGGTTGCACCAAGCTCTTGCAATCGCAGCAATGTGTCTCCAAGAAGAAGCCTCGATTCGACCATTGATCAGCGACGTCGTAACTGCACTAGAATATCTTTCAGCAGGCAAAAATCCAGCAGAAATAACAGAAGAAGAAAATAAATGA